The Oscillospiraceae bacterium genome contains the following window.
AGTCGCGGATGTCGTACTTCGGCGGGTTGCCGTTCCAGCTGACCATATTCAGCTGACGCTCCCAGCCGCGGGCATTGGTGGAAAGAACGGCGATGCGCTCGGTAACTTCATAGGTAAATTCTGCCATGATACAGACTCCTTTTATTTATATAAAATTGTGTAAGCACCATAATAGCGGATTCGCTCCGAAAATGCAAGAGGAAAATCCGCTCACCCTACCCGGACGGCCAGCAGGGCAAAGCGGGCATCGGTGCCGATGCGGGTGTCCCCGCAGGTCGAAAGCGTCAGCAGCTGGGTGCCGTATGCCGGGGTGACGCCGGTGTCATACAGCGACTTTTCGGTGATGGCGGCCACACGGCGCTGCCAGTCCAGCTTATTGTCGGCGTCAAAAAAGGTGTAGTAGGGCAGCTCGTCTGCGCCCAGCGCGGTGTCCAGCACAGCTGCGACCTGCCAGGTGGCGGTCTCGTACAGTGTGTCAAAGGTAAAGGTCGGGTGGGCTTGGCAGAAGGCCTCGTCCCGGTAGCGCACCAGCTGGCCGAACATCGACCCGTCCCGCATATTGTGGCCGTAGATGAGCCAGTTATCGGTGGGCGCGTCCGGCTCCACCGAGCAGCGCTCATCGAGGAACAGCGTGCCGCCCACGGCATAAAAGCGGTCAAAGCCGCGCCGCAGGTAGTATTCGTTGTCGCCGGGGGTCTGCACCACGGGCAGGTCAATGCCGGTGCCGTCGATGCGCAGCCAGCCGATGAGGTCGGGGTTCTGCTCATAAAGGCTGCGGTAGCGGGGCAGGACCTCAGCCGTGCGGGTGGCAGAGGGCTGGGCGGCGCTTTCCGGTGTTGTGTGGGCCTGCGTGTCGGCCTGCTGGGTCTCAGCCAATGCGTCCCGCGTGGCAGCCAGCGGCTGAACGCTCACATGGGCGGCCCCCGGTGCAGCGGTGACGGCGGGGACTGCGCTGGGCAGCGGGGCGGGTGCATCAGGCTGGCCGCCGCGGAAAACACCCTGCCGCAGGGCCAGCACGGCGGCCAGAATCAGCGCGGCGGCACCGGCGGTGCGCAGCGCCCGCGCATGGCGGCGCTGGCGCGCCCGCAGCCCGGTGCGGGCGGCAAAGGGGTAGTACGCGGTTTCCCCGCGCAGCTTGCGGTAGCGTTTGGGCACAGCGGGGGACTCCTTTCCGGTTTGGCAATTTGTAAAGGCACTCCGCCTCTGTGCGGAAACACCTGAAAATAAAAACAAAAAACGCCCCGCAGGGCGTTCAAAACTCAAATTTTGCGCAGCATCAAAAGACCGGCGGAGCAAATCAGGATAAGCCCGACCACGCCGACGAGATACATCACGGGAAAATCCCCGGTGGCCGGGGTCTCGGCTGCAGCGGAGGTCGTGGACTCCGGTGTGGCGCTGCTCTGGGCCGTGACGACCTCCACCTTGGCGGCGGTCTCGTTCACCTTGACGGTGGACGGCGTTTTTTGGGCGCGGGAGGTAGAACTGGTCGGGGTCGCGGTGGCCTGCGCGGCGGCGGTGGTGGTATTCAAAGCGCCGCAGGCGGCCAGCAGCGTAATGACGGCAATAAAAAAGGCCGCACAAAAAAAGCGTTTCATCGAGAAAACGCCTCCTTAATTTCAGTCTTTAGCTTCTATCGGAAACGATGCAGCAACGTGCCATCGTGATTTATACTTTCTGTATTGTAGCACAGCCGGGGCGTTACGTCAAGATGCTGCCAAGAAATCGTAACAAAACGGAAACAATTTAAGGCGAAAGGAGGGCGGGAAACCGCTTCTGCAGGGGTGCGCCGGGTGCGGTTATGCCGGCCGGCGTGTCAAAAAATGCGGGCAGGTAAGCTGGGCGGGTAAGAGAATTTTCCCCCTTGCGTGTGGCCCTTAAATGCTGTATAATAACTTTAATCGTATTGTGTGAGATTATGCCCCGATGGGATGGGCGGCGCGCACTGCACCAATAAAATAAGGAGTTGTAAACGATGAAAGGTATTATCCTGGCCGGCGGCGCCGGCACCCGACTTTACCCGCTGACAATGGTCACATCCAAGCAGCTGCTGCCCGTCTATGACAAGCCGATGATCTACTATCCGCTGTCTACGCTGATGCTGGCGGGCATCCAGGACATTCTGATCATTTCCACCCCCACGGACACCCCGCGCTTTGAGGCGCTGCTGGGGGACGGCAGCCAGTACGGCCTGCACCTGCAGTACAAGGTCCAGCCCAGTCCGGACGGTCTGGCACAGGCCTTTATTCTGGGCGAGGAGTTCATCGGCGATGACTGCTGCGCGATGGTTCTGGGCGACAACATCTTCTACGGCGCCGGCTTCTCCAAGCGGCTGAAGGCCGCTGCTGCCAACGCCGCAGCAGGGCGCAGCACCGTTTTCGGCTACTATGTCAACGACCCCGAGCGCTTCGGCGTTGTGGCCTTTGACAAGGACGGCCACGCCACCGACATTGAGGAAAAGCCCGTCAACCCCAAGAGCAACTACGCTGTCACCGGCCTTTACTTCTATAATAACGAGGTCGTGAAGATGGCCAAGCAGGTCAAGCCCAGCGCTCGCGGTGAGCTGGAGATCACCACCCTGAACCAGATGTATCTGGAGCAGGGCAAGCTGGATGTCCAGCTGCTCGGCCGCGGCTATGCATGGCTTGACACCGGCACGATGGACTCCCTTGTGGAGGCTGCTACCTTTGTGCAGACCATCGAGCAGCGTCAGGGCATCAAGATCTCGGCCCCCGAGGAGATCGCCTACAAGTACGGCTGGATCACCAAGGAAAAGCTGCTTGAGAGCGCAGCCCGCTACGGCAAGAGCCCCTACGGTCAGCACCTGAAGAATGTCGCAGACGACAAGCTGCAGTATTGATCGGAGCGGGGGAGAGAATCTATGAAAATTTTGATTACCGGCTGCCGCGGGCAGCTGGGCACCGAGCTGCAGCGCCAGCTTGCGGAGGAAGGCTGCACCATCGGCCCCCTGCCCGAGCGTCTGCGCAAGGCCACCGTTATCCCGGTGGATGTCGATGAGCTGGACATCACCGACCGCGAGGCTACCATCAACTATATCCGCCGCCACCAGCCGGATACGGTCATCAACTGCGCAGCCTTCACGAATGTGGACGGCTGCGAAACCGCCCGCGATGCGGCATTCAGGGTCAACGCCCTCGGCCCGCGCAATCTGGCGCTCGCCTGCGAGAAGATCGGCGCACGGCTGATCCATGTTTCGACCGACTATGTGTTCCCCGGCACCGCCAACGGCGGTGTGGCACTGGACGAGTGCGCCGTGCCTGCACCCATCTCGGCCTACGGCCAGACCAAGCTGCTGGGCGAGCAGTATGTTGAGCGGTTCTGCCGCCGGCACTTCATCGTGCGCACGGCATGGCTCTACAGTGCCTACGGCAAA
Protein-coding sequences here:
- a CDS encoding PC4/YdbC family ssDNA-binding protein — protein: MAEFTYEVTERIAVLSTNARGWERQLNMVSWNGNPPKYDIRDWSPDGSRMAKGISLTEDELKTLKGILDDMEL
- a CDS encoding sortase; this encodes MPKRYRKLRGETAYYPFAARTGLRARQRRHARALRTAGAAALILAAVLALRQGVFRGGQPDAPAPLPSAVPAVTAAPGAAHVSVQPLAATRDALAETQQADTQAHTTPESAAQPSATRTAEVLPRYRSLYEQNPDLIGWLRIDGTGIDLPVVQTPGDNEYYLRRGFDRFYAVGGTLFLDERCSVEPDAPTDNWLIYGHNMRDGSMFGQLVRYRDEAFCQAHPTFTFDTLYETATWQVAAVLDTALGADELPYYTFFDADNKLDWQRRVAAITEKSLYDTGVTPAYGTQLLTLSTCGDTRIGTDARFALLAVRVG
- the rfbA gene encoding glucose-1-phosphate thymidylyltransferase RfbA, yielding MKGIILAGGAGTRLYPLTMVTSKQLLPVYDKPMIYYPLSTLMLAGIQDILIISTPTDTPRFEALLGDGSQYGLHLQYKVQPSPDGLAQAFILGEEFIGDDCCAMVLGDNIFYGAGFSKRLKAAAANAAAGRSTVFGYYVNDPERFGVVAFDKDGHATDIEEKPVNPKSNYAVTGLYFYNNEVVKMAKQVKPSARGELEITTLNQMYLEQGKLDVQLLGRGYAWLDTGTMDSLVEAATFVQTIEQRQGIKISAPEEIAYKYGWITKEKLLESAARYGKSPYGQHLKNVADDKLQY
- the rfbD gene encoding dTDP-4-dehydrorhamnose reductase, translating into MKILITGCRGQLGTELQRQLAEEGCTIGPLPERLRKATVIPVDVDELDITDREATINYIRRHQPDTVINCAAFTNVDGCETARDAAFRVNALGPRNLALACEKIGARLIHVSTDYVFPGTANGGVALDECAVPAPISAYGQTKLLGEQYVERFCRRHFIVRTAWLYSAYGKNFVKTMVRLGQTHDKITVVNDQLGNPTNAVDLAYHILKLAVSHDYGIYHCTGNGICSWYDFACAIMQGAGLNCKVEPVTSAEYAAANPASANRPAWSALENRMLRCTVGDEMRDWQDALKDFFANWNGEL